Part of the Leptospira ellinghausenii genome, ATTCGGAATTTTTTTCGAAAAATCAAGGATATATATTTTTTTCATCTTTTGTGATTCCATTAAGTTTACTAACGAATTGAGATCTGATTCATTCGTAAAGTTTTGAAATGAAATTGCTGGTTGTTTCAATAAATGAATTCCAGAAGTCGCAGATAAGTTGGTATCAAAAAAAATCCATAAATCAGCATTCAAGTTTTCATAGATTTGATTTGTTTTTTTGATCATTTTAAAACTTTCTTTCAAAATTCGCAGTATGATCAAATTGACTAAGATGGAAATGATGATAAGGATTTTGAAAATTTTATCCTTTTGGAGTTCCGACCAATAATGGGAGATGATGAAAATCATTGGAACAACTGCAAATAGTGCATACCTAGCCGAAATTGTAATTCCATCATTGGGTGCAGTCAGTCCTACGAGAATCGGATATAGGATAAATAGAGTGAGGTGGAAGTGGATTGTATTTTGTTTTCTAATGGAATATAAAGAATCTCTGAAACGATAGAGCGGATAAAGAAAATAAGGCGAAATAAGAAAAAAACCAAATTTGAAACCTTGGTCTGAAAATCCCGTGAGTAAAATCTTTTGCAGATTTAAGATGCGATTGTTTTTTGCAAAGTAATGGTCTTCCGTATAATTGAACAAGTATCGAATTCCCATTGGGTGTCCATACTCAGTATCATTCCATAGAACAAAAAATGACAATGGGATTAGGAAGGCGATTGATAAGAAAACGATTCGGTTTCCTTTTTTTAGTCCAATTAATTGAATTGAGGAAAGGACAAATAGTAATCCGGAAAAAATTAAAAGTTCCAATCGGAAAAAACTAAGTAAAACTGAAAAACATACACTTACTATCAGTAAATTTGTGTTTTGATTTTGGATCGCCATTGTCCAGATTGAATACACGAAACAGACAAGGAAAAGAGTAATCGGAACTTCTGATAAGTCAATGACTTGGCAAAGTACAACAGAAGTTGTAAAAACCAAAATGGAAATATTGATGTCAACTTTTCCGAACCCTTTTAAACATAGCACTCCTAAGAGAAGAAAAATTACATTCACATAAATCATCTGATTTACTGGTAAAAAAAAGAAAAGTTTTGCATATAAGTAAGCAAATGTTGCAGAAAAGACAGACTTCAGTTCGTTTTGGTTTTTGAGGATAAATGTAACAGGATGTAACTTTAGATATGGGTCTATCGAGTTTGCAGGGTAAGTGATGGATTCGGTTCCGTTTTGTACGCTATTGATTTGGAAGGCTTTTGCTAAGGAATCCGAAATAAAACTATTCGTTGCAGAGAGGTAGGTTTGTAATCCAAGGAAAAAAACAAAAAAAATAGCTAAGGTGATTTTATCTTTTTTTGAGAAATGAAATTTCATTTAATTTGCTCCTTTGATAGTTCCTGACCAAATTCGGTACAGTTGTTTATCAAGGATGTGAAAATTTGAAGTATTTTTTTCTAAACTCGACTCTAGTCGATTTAAATCCCAATGAGAAATTGGATATCCTCCTTTTGCTTTTTCAGCATTCATTATATTTCTTGTTTCTTGAGTTAAAATGAGTGGGTGCCAATCAACAAAGATTATTTTTTTGTTTTTCATTTTCTCCGATAAAATTTTGATCAATTGATCATTCTTTTCAGTAGTATATGAAACTAAACTAATATGTTTTGTATAATCACTTCCTATGGAATATAAATTTAAGTAATCTGTAAACACAATGATATCAGGATTTAATTCTTTTGTGATGGAACGAAAATTTTTAACCAAACTGGTTTTGGATTTTTGAATTTTTGCACCAACGATTCCCAATAAAAAAGAATAGGTGATGATAAGAATGAGATTCATCCGAAATTTCCAATTTTTGGATGCGACAATTTTTACAATCAATGGTTTTAATAAGATTAAATAAGGCAAAATTAAAACTGTATAAAATCTAGGCCCCCAATTATTGAATCCATCGTTTGGTGCAATGAAAGGTATCACAAGTATTGTTAATACTAAAGACAATGAGAGTGATTTTTTTATATTGGAGACAGTCTTGAAATGTGTTAGATAAAAAAAGATCAATGGAAAGGAAATCGGTAGGTAAGCCAAAAAACCGATTTTTTTATCTGCATAAAAATTTAAACTTTGAAACCATTCGAGTCTTTGAGCAAAACTTACTTTGAATCCAGATAAATTTGCGACAAATCGAGTACCAAAGATATGATCGTATAAAATTTCATTCAATACGAATTGCAGAACAATTCCCAGAAAACATACTATAAAAAAAACTTTCAGTGAAGCAATTTTGTAAAGAACAGATGGGAATGATTGGTCTTTCCATAAAAAGAAGAAAGTAAAGAAGAAGAAAAAGGAAAAAAATGGAAGTGTATCTAATCGAACCAAAATTACCCAAGAAAGTGATAATCCCGCAACAGTTTGTATGAGGAATGATTTTCGATTGCGTAGAATAGGTAAGAGTCCAATTAACGAAAAGGCAAAAATTGCGGGCATCTCTGAATATTCCCAACTCAATGGCCACAGATACGTTGCAAAATAACAAATCCAAAGTAGAAAAAATGGGAATTTGTAATACTGTCTCAGAATCCAAAAACCTAAGAAGAGAAAAAATAGAGAACTATATACGAGATAAGATAAGGGTAGAATATACAAAAGTGGTGCCATCATGGCTGCAAATTGTATCGGAAAGGCACTGACAATTCTATCATTGCATTTAAGAAATAAATTATCAACTAAATGGAAGTAGTTTAAGTTTGGATCAAAGTCATAACCTGGGTAATACAATTGGTCCGATTGAAAGTGATTGAAATATAGAGAATATGTTTGGATCAATTTGTCATGGCTATCTTGGAAGTAAGAGTTTTGAGGAGAAGTGTATTGGATGGACAAAACAACTGCAAAGAAAAGCAAAAACCATTTTAATCCTATTTGTAATTGTTTTACTTTTGGGAGAATCACCATTTGCGTTGTTTGCCTTTTTGTATTTTCTACAAGTTAATACGATATTGTATTTATCGATTGATTTCTATTGAATCCAAGGCAAAGTTTCCCCAGATACGAACAATATGAAAGAATATTTTATTGAAATTTTTAGGAAAAATAACAAGGAAATTAACGAATTGTATGGAATCCGTGCGTTAAGTTGTTACTTAGTTATCTTATTCCATTGTTTTGCTTTTTCTATCGATTTTTTCCCCGTACAGTATGCTCAGTATTTACCTAATGCGCAAAATGTTGAATTTTTAATGAGTTTGTTTTTTGTGATTAGTGCCTTTTTGGTATCCACATCCTTTTCTCGAGAATTAGAAAGGTCTAGTTTTGGAGTTAGTTGGAAAAACTTTGTTTTGAAACGATCTCTTCGTATCTTTCCTGCTTTCTATGTGATTCTATCGATTACCATTTTAATCATGGCTGGCGTTTTGAAAAAAAGCCAAATGATGACAGGTTCCGATGGACTATCGGAAAGTTTAATCGATTTAAAATTAAAACTTTCCTATTGGTGGACTGATTTTGCATATATCTCCAATTATTTTCCAAAGCGGATTATGGTTCATGGATGGTCTTTATCAATGGAAGAACAATTTTATTTAGCGATGCCATTTGTATTTTTGTTCTACACAAAATTCTTATCAAACACCGTTCAAAAACTGGTTTTTTTAATCCTTCTATTGAATGTCCCCATTCTCATTCGTTATTATTATCATCTAAATGTTCCTATGTTAGAGTTTGATGGATATGTCAAAACTCTTTTCCATCCGATCCATACTCATTTTGAACCATTCGTATATGGTATATTACTGATGGAACTTTGGAGATCTGGTAAAATATCGAAACATTTACCGTATTCTAAATTAGGTTTTTATTTGGTATTTTCGATTCTCTTTGTTCTTTTTTGTTATGTGTGTACCCTTCAATTTGAGGATGCAAAGTTATATTTCACAGTATTTCGGATTAGTTTTTATTCTTTTTTTGCGTTTGTCATCGTATACGGAGCAGTGGGTGGATTTTTTTCTGGTATCGCGTGGTTTTTGGCAAATCCAATTTTAGTATTTATTGGCAAGTTAAGTTATGGAATCTATTTAGTTCACATGTTGGTCAATACAGCGGTTATGTTGGCCATCTTAAATCCCAAGGGTAGAGATTTTAATGGATTGAACCATTTATTAAAAGCATCATTTATAAGTTTAATTTTATCTGCTGTGATTGCACTTTTCAGTTATCTAGTGATCGAAAAACCATTTTTAAAAATACGCGAGTGGACCCAGCCTAGATTTGACATTTCTAAAAATAGTTTTTACTATATCATAGGAAATGATAAAGAAAAAAGATTAGTATCCATTTTACTTTCCATCTTATCGTTTTTGCCTTATTTAATTGTAAAGCAGATGATAGTCGTTTCTTTCATTCCTAAAACAAATTATTCAGAAATTAGTCTTTTGGTATTACTGACCATTCCGATCTTACTCAATGGATACTCGCTTCTAAAGTATAGGCAAATTTTCTTTTACCATTACATCAGTCGGTTTCAGAGCCAATAACTTTGTTCTATTTTAGCGTTTTTGGTCTAGTTCAAAAACGCAGATTTTAAATTCTCTTTGATTTTGGCTCTTGTTCCTTCCGCTTCTTGGGGAAGTGTTAACTCATCGAGTTGTTTTAGAATAAAGGTTTCATCTACAAGTTTTCCTTCCAAAACTTTTCCAATCATACCGGCGATGATACTTAAAATTTGGTTGGGATCTAAATAACCATGATTCTCTAAAAGGATGGCCATTCCCATGGCACCTTCTGTTCCGTAAAAAGGAGGTCTCTTTGAAAATTCTGTTTCGAAAACACCTTCTGGTAGGGCATCTTTTACTTTTTGGATCATATCCAATTCACTTGGCCCATGGATTGTGCGATTGATGAGAGTTAGAGATACTGGGTTTTTAGGGCCGTGGATCCTTAAGATTTCTTCCGCATACAGTCTGATTTTTTTTGCTGCGTCTCTTGTGATCGCATCTCTACCTAAAAAATTCAATTGGTATAAATATTCTTCTAACTCGTCTCCACTTAATTTTCCCATACAGATCAATTGGTAGAGTGTGAAGATCATATAATCGGATTCTGTATTATCCCCGAGAAGGATCTCCTTAGAATTTGTGGGTAAATAAATTCGGTCATACAGAAGAATAGAAAGTTTATAAGACATTTGGTCGAATAGGCTTTGGTATGAGGCGCCAAGGAATTTTTTAGTTCGTGACCAAGCGGGTTTGAATCCATTTTGGAAAAATGTAAGAGGATTGAAAATTGTATCGATGACTTTATCAAATACCCCTTTGATGGTTCCTTCTAAGTACTTTAAGTGTAAGGATTCTATGTGAATGTTATCTTTTGCAATAGTGGCAAGCATTGTCCTTCGAAAAAAATGAGGGCTTGCTGAGATAAAGGCGAGGGGAGCATTCTCTAAATTAATCCTCAGTTCCCTGTACAATTCGGGCATACCTGGAAGCGCCTGTTTTTGGTTAGGTGTCTCGAATAACGCAGAGAATTTTCCCTTTCCTGAGTGAATGTCCGTTGCCAGATAGGTTTGGTCAATGTCCGAAGTGACTACTATTCCTTGGTAGTCTTCTGCGATGATCCGCAGTTTCCCTTTTCCAACGATGGTTGTCCTTCCTAAGATGGAATTTTCGGTGGCATTTAAATGGGCTAAGTCCTTGGAATACTGGCGGAAACTGTCCAATCCCTCTAAAATGACTTGGAAATCATGTGATCCTACTGGCAGTTTGTCACGGATTTCACAAGAGAAAAAACCATCCTCATCTGCTTTGATTTTACCAGAGGTATAGATGAGTTTGCCTGTAGTATCATTGACTTCTAATTTTAAAACTGGTTTGCGAACCGGAGCGAGGGAAAAATCAAGGAAGGGAGTGATTTTGGTTTCATCCCCCTTAAATAACCCTGTCACAAGGTCCCAAAGGCCATCTGCCTTCATTAAATCGGTAATCCCTACATCGACTACCTGACCACGTACATAGGAGCGTCGTTCTCTTCCTAGCGATCCACCGCAGACTGCGATTCTTTTGATATCGGTAATGATAGGTTGTGAAGTATTTGGTTCTTGGGACATAGAATTTATGCCTTTAAGCGTCTAAGAAAACAAGGAGCCGTCTATTCCTTTTTATGGCATCACTACGATCTACGAATGATTTTGTAAAACTTTTACAAAAAGAGGGAGAGCTCCGGGTCATTTCCGAGTTGGTTGACCCTAATTTAGAATTAGCTGAAATCCAAAGGCGAGTGGTCGCGAGGAAAGGACCAGCACTGCTTTTTACGAATGTAAAGGGAACCAAGTTTCCTGTGGCTACCAATCTTTATGGTTCTGAAAAACGAATCCATTTGGCTTTTGGCGAAAAACCTGTGCAAACGATAGCAAGGCTTGCCAAACTTGCTAAAGAGATTTTTCCACCACGGTTTTCCAAACTTTGGAAAGAACGTTCCCTTGGACTTTTGCCGTTTCAGGTAGGTTTAAAACAAGTCAGGCGAGCACCCATTTTAGATGGCAGTGTTCCTCGAGTGGAAGAACTTCCAGGACTTGTGTCATGGCCAAAAGATGGTGGTCCCTTTGTCACCTTACCTCTCGTTTATACCCAACATCCCAGTTCAGGAAACGGTAATTTGGGGATGTATCGTGTGCAACTGTTTGGTGAAAAGACGGTTGGTATGCACATCCAAATCCATAGAGGAGGTGGGTTTCATTATTACGAAGCAGAAAAGGAAAACAAATCCCTCCCTGCACATGTTTACATCGGTGGGCCACCCGCTCTCACCATTGCCGCTGTGGCACCACTGCCCGAAGAAATTCCGGAACTTGTATTTGCTTCCTTTCTCATGGGAGAAAAACTGCGGATGAAAAAAGACAAATTGGTTTCTCCATATCCAATTGTTGCCGATGCTGATTTTGCTCTCATTGGATCCATACCACCTAAATTACGAAGACCGGAGGGTCCGTTTGGAGACCATTATGGATACTATTCGTTGTTACACGATTACCCTTACTTAGAGCTCTCTCACATCCTCCACCGTAAAGATGCTATTTGGGCAGCAACGGTTGTGGGAAGACCTCCACAAGAAGACCATTATATTGCTGAATTCTTACAAGACTTATTATCACCAATGTTTCCCCTTGTGATGCCTCAAGTTCTTGGGGTATGGGCCTATGAGGAATCAGGTGTTCATTCTCTTGCCGCGGCAATTGTCAAAGAACGTTATTTCCGCGAAGCCTTTATGGGAGCACTTCGCATTTTAGGAGAAGGGCAGTTGTCTCTCACAAAATGTTTACTTGTGACAAACGAGAAGGTGAATCTTAAAAACTTTTCAGATACATTCCGAGTCATCACAGAACGAAGTGATCCAAGGACTGATTTTTTTATCTTTAGTAATATCAGCCAAGATACTTTGGATTATACCAGTGGAACAGTGAACAAGGGGAGTAAACTTCTTTGGATGGGAATTACGGATCCAAACAAACCCATCATCAATATAAATCTTCCTAGAGAATTTAATGGAAGTTTTAAAGACAAACGTTTTCAAAACCCAAAAGTGTTTTTACCCGGTGTTCTTGTTGTCAAAGGTTCTGAATTTAAACCAAATGATCGTTTGGCGGAAACACTACTCTCTGAAGATTTAGGTAAGTTTTCGTATGTATTTCTTGTGGACGACTCGGAAGATGCTGTGAAATCGGATTCCGATTTTATTTGGACTATGTTTACAAGGATGGAACCTGCAGCAGATGTCTATGCAAGGACAGAAACCATTCGGAACCATATATCCTACCAAGTTCCCATTGTATTTGATTGCCGTATGAAACCTTGGATCCCAGAAGTTCTGACTGCTTTACCAGAAACAGTCAAACAAGTGGAAGAACGATTTGGCAAATGGATCGATTCCTTGCCATTGGGCTAAAGACAATACGGAAACTTTCTGAAACTCTTTTCCCAAATCCGGGAGAAAAGTTGATAGATGGAATCTCTTAGGAAAAAAGAATCATCAGAGAAATGGCAAAAAAACTGACTCTAGTCACTGGCGGTGCGGGCCTCATAGGTTCGCAAATCATAGAAGACTTAAACCATAATGGAAACACCGACATTTTGGTTGTGGACCATTTGGGAACAACAGACAAATGGAAAAATCTCCAAAGGAATTTTTTTACAGAGTATTGTGAAAAGGATCAGTTTGAAAGATTTTTGGATGCCGGCCATCCTCTTCTTTCTGAGATTTCCGAAATTTACCACTTAGGTGCATGTTCTGCCACAACGGAAAAAGATGCAACGTATCTAATCCAGAATAACTTCCATTATACGAAAAAACTAGCTGAGTTTGCTCTTACAAAAAACATACCTTTTTTATACGCATCAAGTGCGGCAACCTATGGGGAAGGTGAATTCGGATATGATGACAAAGCCCCGATCGAAACTTTAAAACCCCTCAATATGTATGGTTATTCAAAACACCTATTTGATTTGTATGCAAAAAAAACGAAGATTGCAGACAAACTCATTGGACTCAAATATTTCAATGTGTTTGGATATGGCGAAGCTCACAAAGGGGATATGCGTAGTTTAGTTCTCAAAGGGTATGAACAAATCCGAGACACAGGCAAACTAAAACTTTTTAAATCCTACAAACCAGAATACAAAGATGGGGAACAAAAACGAGATTTTTTGTATGTAAAGGATGCGAGTAAAATCAGCGTCTATTTACTCAGTGAACGAAAATACGGACTGTACAATGTCGGGCGAGGAATGGCAGAAACTTGGAATGACTTAGCTTTTGCTCTTTTTAATGCCATGGACGCGCCGATAAACATTGAATATGTGGAAATGCCAGAGTCTTTAAAAGGCAAATACCAATATTACACCTGCGCTGATATGGAAAAGTTAACGAAAGCAGGATATCCTTTCGGTTTTACAAACCTCCAGGATTCCATAAAAGAATACGTTCGCCTCTTATCGTTAGAAGCGAAGTAATGCTTATTTTTTGTACACTTTTACAATGGTTTGGATTAAATCTTTGAACTTAGCATCTTTCAAACGATAGAACACTTGGTTCGAAGACTTTCGGGATTCCAAGATTCCATTGTTTTTCATTTTGCTTAAGTGTTGAGAGGCGGCCGATTGGCTCGTGCCAAGTAATTCCACGAGTTGACCTACTGTTTTTTCTTCTTTTGCCAAAGTATAAAGGATGAGCAAACGAATCGGGTGGGCTATCCCTTGAATTCCTTTAATCGCTTGTTCCAATTGTTGTTTCGATAGTTCTGTTTTTATTTTCATCGGTAAGGATTCCGTTATATCCTTATGACGAAAACATACCCAATTTACCTACGAAAT contains:
- a CDS encoding phosphatase domain-containing protein — encoded protein: MNSMSQEPNTSQPIITDIKRIAVCGGSLGRERRSYVRGQVVDVGITDLMKADGLWDLVTGLFKGDETKITPFLDFSLAPVRKPVLKLEVNDTTGKLIYTSGKIKADEDGFFSCEIRDKLPVGSHDFQVILEGLDSFRQYSKDLAHLNATENSILGRTTIVGKGKLRIIAEDYQGIVVTSDIDQTYLATDIHSGKGKFSALFETPNQKQALPGMPELYRELRINLENAPLAFISASPHFFRRTMLATIAKDNIHIESLHLKYLEGTIKGVFDKVIDTIFNPLTFFQNGFKPAWSRTKKFLGASYQSLFDQMSYKLSILLYDRIYLPTNSKEILLGDNTESDYMIFTLYQLICMGKLSGDELEEYLYQLNFLGRDAITRDAAKKIRLYAEEILRIHGPKNPVSLTLINRTIHGPSELDMIQKVKDALPEGVFETEFSKRPPFYGTEGAMGMAILLENHGYLDPNQILSIIAGMIGKVLEGKLVDETFILKQLDELTLPQEAEGTRAKIKENLKSAFLN
- a CDS encoding ArsR/SmtB family transcription factor, which codes for MKIKTELSKQQLEQAIKGIQGIAHPIRLLILYTLAKEEKTVGQLVELLGTSQSAASQHLSKMKNNGILESRKSSNQVFYRLKDAKFKDLIQTIVKVYKK
- a CDS encoding UbiD family decarboxylase produces the protein MASLRSTNDFVKLLQKEGELRVISELVDPNLELAEIQRRVVARKGPALLFTNVKGTKFPVATNLYGSEKRIHLAFGEKPVQTIARLAKLAKEIFPPRFSKLWKERSLGLLPFQVGLKQVRRAPILDGSVPRVEELPGLVSWPKDGGPFVTLPLVYTQHPSSGNGNLGMYRVQLFGEKTVGMHIQIHRGGGFHYYEAEKENKSLPAHVYIGGPPALTIAAVAPLPEEIPELVFASFLMGEKLRMKKDKLVSPYPIVADADFALIGSIPPKLRRPEGPFGDHYGYYSLLHDYPYLELSHILHRKDAIWAATVVGRPPQEDHYIAEFLQDLLSPMFPLVMPQVLGVWAYEESGVHSLAAAIVKERYFREAFMGALRILGEGQLSLTKCLLVTNEKVNLKNFSDTFRVITERSDPRTDFFIFSNISQDTLDYTSGTVNKGSKLLWMGITDPNKPIININLPREFNGSFKDKRFQNPKVFLPGVLVVKGSEFKPNDRLAETLLSEDLGKFSYVFLVDDSEDAVKSDSDFIWTMFTRMEPAADVYARTETIRNHISYQVPIVFDCRMKPWIPEVLTALPETVKQVEERFGKWIDSLPLG
- a CDS encoding LA_3751/LA_3752 family putative glycosyltransferase, which translates into the protein MVILPKVKQLQIGLKWFLLFFAVVLSIQYTSPQNSYFQDSHDKLIQTYSLYFNHFQSDQLYYPGYDFDPNLNYFHLVDNLFLKCNDRIVSAFPIQFAAMMAPLLYILPLSYLVYSSLFFLFLGFWILRQYYKFPFFLLWICYFATYLWPLSWEYSEMPAIFAFSLIGLLPILRNRKSFLIQTVAGLSLSWVILVRLDTLPFFSFFFFFTFFFLWKDQSFPSVLYKIASLKVFFIVCFLGIVLQFVLNEILYDHIFGTRFVANLSGFKVSFAQRLEWFQSLNFYADKKIGFLAYLPISFPLIFFYLTHFKTVSNIKKSLSLSLVLTILVIPFIAPNDGFNNWGPRFYTVLILPYLILLKPLIVKIVASKNWKFRMNLILIITYSFLLGIVGAKIQKSKTSLVKNFRSITKELNPDIIVFTDYLNLYSIGSDYTKHISLVSYTTEKNDQLIKILSEKMKNKKIIFVDWHPLILTQETRNIMNAEKAKGGYPISHWDLNRLESSLEKNTSNFHILDKQLYRIWSGTIKGAN
- the rfaD gene encoding ADP-glyceromanno-heptose 6-epimerase, translated to MAKKLTLVTGGAGLIGSQIIEDLNHNGNTDILVVDHLGTTDKWKNLQRNFFTEYCEKDQFERFLDAGHPLLSEISEIYHLGACSATTEKDATYLIQNNFHYTKKLAEFALTKNIPFLYASSAATYGEGEFGYDDKAPIETLKPLNMYGYSKHLFDLYAKKTKIADKLIGLKYFNVFGYGEAHKGDMRSLVLKGYEQIRDTGKLKLFKSYKPEYKDGEQKRDFLYVKDASKISVYLLSERKYGLYNVGRGMAETWNDLAFALFNAMDAPINIEYVEMPESLKGKYQYYTCADMEKLTKAGYPFGFTNLQDSIKEYVRLLSLEAK
- a CDS encoding acyltransferase family protein, giving the protein MKEYFIEIFRKNNKEINELYGIRALSCYLVILFHCFAFSIDFFPVQYAQYLPNAQNVEFLMSLFFVISAFLVSTSFSRELERSSFGVSWKNFVLKRSLRIFPAFYVILSITILIMAGVLKKSQMMTGSDGLSESLIDLKLKLSYWWTDFAYISNYFPKRIMVHGWSLSMEEQFYLAMPFVFLFYTKFLSNTVQKLVFLILLLNVPILIRYYYHLNVPMLEFDGYVKTLFHPIHTHFEPFVYGILLMELWRSGKISKHLPYSKLGFYLVFSILFVLFCYVCTLQFEDAKLYFTVFRISFYSFFAFVIVYGAVGGFFSGIAWFLANPILVFIGKLSYGIYLVHMLVNTAVMLAILNPKGRDFNGLNHLLKASFISLILSAVIALFSYLVIEKPFLKIREWTQPRFDISKNSFYYIIGNDKEKRLVSILLSILSFLPYLIVKQMIVVSFIPKTNYSEISLLVLLTIPILLNGYSLLKYRQIFFYHYISRFQSQ
- a CDS encoding LA_3751/LA_3752 family putative glycosyltransferase, with the translated sequence MKFHFSKKDKITLAIFFVFFLGLQTYLSATNSFISDSLAKAFQINSVQNGTESITYPANSIDPYLKLHPVTFILKNQNELKSVFSATFAYLYAKLFFFLPVNQMIYVNVIFLLLGVLCLKGFGKVDINISILVFTTSVVLCQVIDLSEVPITLFLVCFVYSIWTMAIQNQNTNLLIVSVCFSVLLSFFRLELLIFSGLLFVLSSIQLIGLKKGNRIVFLSIAFLIPLSFFVLWNDTEYGHPMGIRYLFNYTEDHYFAKNNRILNLQKILLTGFSDQGFKFGFFLISPYFLYPLYRFRDSLYSIRKQNTIHFHLTLFILYPILVGLTAPNDGITISARYALFAVVPMIFIISHYWSELQKDKIFKILIIISILVNLIILRILKESFKMIKKTNQIYENLNADLWIFFDTNLSATSGIHLLKQPAISFQNFTNESDLNSLVNLMESQKMKKIYILDFSKKIPNAYMNVKRNMELSSTEFPILLQNKKYSCKQYTEVKFIGYRECNYSP